The following are encoded together in the Mustela nigripes isolate SB6536 chromosome 11, MUSNIG.SB6536, whole genome shotgun sequence genome:
- the NTHL1 gene encoding endonuclease III-like protein 1 isoform X3 — protein MCSAQKFVMRMAGLTMVTRSRSRSRGSGAGPRGAGEEAAPVRKGEANAEGKKSHGPAKRQRKTQKLSVAYEASDNEKGEGAKLPEAPGWEPPDWQQQLVNIRTMRSGKDAPVDQLGAEHCYDPSAPPKVRRYQVLLSLMLSSQTKDQVTAGAMERLRARGLTVDSILQTDDSTLGALIYPVGFWRSKVKFIKQTSAILQQRYGGDIPSSVAELVALPGVGPKMAHLAMAVAWGAVSGIAVDTHVHRIANRLGWTKTATKSPEKTRAALEAWLPRELWSEINGLLVGFGQQTCLPVRPRCHTCLNRSLCPAAQSRGGP, from the exons ATGTGTAGTGCACAGAAGTTTGTCATGCGCATGGCTGGCTTGACGATGGTGACCCgaagccggagccggagccggggCTCGGGGGCCGGGCcgcggggggctggggaggaggccgCGCCGGTGCGGAAGGGAGAGGCGAATGCAG aaggaaagaaaagtcacGGTCCCGCAAAGCGCCAGCGGAAGACGCAGAAACTGAGTGTCGCCTACGAAGCCTCAGACAATGAGAAAGGGGAAGGTGCCAAACTCCCAGAGGCACCAGGCTGGGAGCCCCCAGACTGGCAGCAGCAGCTAGTGAACATCCGCACCATGAGGAGCGGGAAGGACGCACCTGTGGACCAGCTGGGGGCTGAGCACTGCTATGACCCCAGTGCACCCCCAAAG GTGCGGAGATACCAGGTGCTGCTGTCCCTGATGCTCTCCAGCCAAACCAAGGACCAGGTGACAGCAGGCGCCATGGAGCGGCTGCGCGCCCGGGGCCTGACGGTGGACAGCATCCTGCAGACGGATGACAGCACGCTGGGCGCGCTCATCTACCCCGTAGGCTTCTGGAGG AGCAAGGTGAAGTTCATCAAGCAGACCAGTGCCATCTTGCAGCAGCGTTATGGCGGGGACATCCCATcttcagtggcagagctggtggCACTGCCGGGCGTTGGGCCCAAGATGGCGCACTTGGCCATGGCGGTGGCCTGGGGCGCCGTGTCTGGCATCG CGGTGGACACGCATGTGCACAGAATCGCCAACAGACTCGGGTGGACCAAGACAGCGACCAAGTCCCCGGAGAAGACCCGTGCGGCGCTGGAGGCCTGGCTGCCCCG GGAGCTTTGGAGTGAGATCAACGGACTGTTGGTGGGCTTTGGCCAGCAGACGTGTCTGCCCGTCCGCCCACGTTGCCACACCTGCCTCAACCGAAGCCTGTGCCCAGCCGCACAGAGCCGCGGCGGGCCGTGA
- the NTHL1 gene encoding endonuclease III-like protein 1 isoform X4 has product MCSAQKFVMRMAGLTMVTRSRSRSRGSGAGPRGAGEEAAPVRKGEANAEGKKSHGPAKRQRKTQKLSVAYEASDNEKGEGAKLPEAPGWEPPDWQQQLVNIRTMRSGKDAPVDQLGAEHCYDPSAPPKVRRYQVLLSLMLSSQTKDQVTAGAMERLRARGLTVDSILQTDDSTLGALIYPVGFWRSKVKFIKQTSAILQQRYGGDIPSSVAELVALPGVGPKMAHLAMAVAWGAVSGIGSFGVRSTDCWWALASRRVCPSAHVATPASTEACAQPHRAAAGREAWAWTPCTSRP; this is encoded by the exons ATGTGTAGTGCACAGAAGTTTGTCATGCGCATGGCTGGCTTGACGATGGTGACCCgaagccggagccggagccggggCTCGGGGGCCGGGCcgcggggggctggggaggaggccgCGCCGGTGCGGAAGGGAGAGGCGAATGCAG aaggaaagaaaagtcacGGTCCCGCAAAGCGCCAGCGGAAGACGCAGAAACTGAGTGTCGCCTACGAAGCCTCAGACAATGAGAAAGGGGAAGGTGCCAAACTCCCAGAGGCACCAGGCTGGGAGCCCCCAGACTGGCAGCAGCAGCTAGTGAACATCCGCACCATGAGGAGCGGGAAGGACGCACCTGTGGACCAGCTGGGGGCTGAGCACTGCTATGACCCCAGTGCACCCCCAAAG GTGCGGAGATACCAGGTGCTGCTGTCCCTGATGCTCTCCAGCCAAACCAAGGACCAGGTGACAGCAGGCGCCATGGAGCGGCTGCGCGCCCGGGGCCTGACGGTGGACAGCATCCTGCAGACGGATGACAGCACGCTGGGCGCGCTCATCTACCCCGTAGGCTTCTGGAGG AGCAAGGTGAAGTTCATCAAGCAGACCAGTGCCATCTTGCAGCAGCGTTATGGCGGGGACATCCCATcttcagtggcagagctggtggCACTGCCGGGCGTTGGGCCCAAGATGGCGCACTTGGCCATGGCGGTGGCCTGGGGCGCCGTGTCTGGCATCG GGAGCTTTGGAGTGAGATCAACGGACTGTTGGTGGGCTTTGGCCAGCAGACGTGTCTGCCCGTCCGCCCACGTTGCCACACCTGCCTCAACCGAAGCCTGTGCCCAGCCGCACAGAGCCGCGGCGGGCCGTGAAGCCTGGGCCTGGACGCCGTGCACCAGCCGACCGTGA
- the NTHL1 gene encoding endonuclease III-like protein 1 isoform X2, whose amino-acid sequence MRMAGLTMVTRSRSRSRGSGAGPRGAGEEAAPVRKGEANAEGKKSHGPAKRQRKTQKLSVAYEASDNEKGEGAKLPEAPGWEPPDWQQQLVNIRTMRSGKDAPVDQLGAEHCYDPSAPPKVRRYQVLLSLMLSSQTKDQVTAGAMERLRARGLTVDSILQTDDSTLGALIYPVGFWRSKVKFIKQTSAILQQRYGGDIPSSVAELVALPGVGPKMAHLAMAVAWGAVSGIESPTDSGGPRQRPSPRRRPVRRWRPGCPGSFGVRSTDCWWALASRRVCPSAHVATPASTEACAQPHRAAAGREAWAWTPCTSRP is encoded by the exons ATGCGCATGGCTGGCTTGACGATGGTGACCCgaagccggagccggagccggggCTCGGGGGCCGGGCcgcggggggctggggaggaggccgCGCCGGTGCGGAAGGGAGAGGCGAATGCAG aaggaaagaaaagtcacGGTCCCGCAAAGCGCCAGCGGAAGACGCAGAAACTGAGTGTCGCCTACGAAGCCTCAGACAATGAGAAAGGGGAAGGTGCCAAACTCCCAGAGGCACCAGGCTGGGAGCCCCCAGACTGGCAGCAGCAGCTAGTGAACATCCGCACCATGAGGAGCGGGAAGGACGCACCTGTGGACCAGCTGGGGGCTGAGCACTGCTATGACCCCAGTGCACCCCCAAAG GTGCGGAGATACCAGGTGCTGCTGTCCCTGATGCTCTCCAGCCAAACCAAGGACCAGGTGACAGCAGGCGCCATGGAGCGGCTGCGCGCCCGGGGCCTGACGGTGGACAGCATCCTGCAGACGGATGACAGCACGCTGGGCGCGCTCATCTACCCCGTAGGCTTCTGGAGG AGCAAGGTGAAGTTCATCAAGCAGACCAGTGCCATCTTGCAGCAGCGTTATGGCGGGGACATCCCATcttcagtggcagagctggtggCACTGCCGGGCGTTGGGCCCAAGATGGCGCACTTGGCCATGGCGGTGGCCTGGGGCGCCGTGTCTGGCATCG AATCGCCAACAGACTCGGGTGGACCAAGACAGCGACCAAGTCCCCGGAGAAGACCCGTGCGGCGCTGGAGGCCTGGCTGCCCCG GGAGCTTTGGAGTGAGATCAACGGACTGTTGGTGGGCTTTGGCCAGCAGACGTGTCTGCCCGTCCGCCCACGTTGCCACACCTGCCTCAACCGAAGCCTGTGCCCAGCCGCACAGAGCCGCGGCGGGCCGTGAAGCCTGGGCCTGGACGCCGTGCACCAGCCGACCGTGA
- the NTHL1 gene encoding endonuclease III-like protein 1 isoform X1, with amino-acid sequence MRMAGLTMVTRSRSRSRGSGAGPRGAGEEAAPVRKGEANAEGKKSHGPAKRQRKTQKLSVAYEASDNEKGEGAKLPEAPGWEPPDWQQQLVNIRTMRSGKDAPVDQLGAEHCYDPSAPPKVRRYQVLLSLMLSSQTKDQVTAGAMERLRARGLTVDSILQTDDSTLGALIYPVGFWRSKVKFIKQTSAILQQRYGGDIPSSVAELVALPGVGPKMAHLAMAVAWGAVSGIGFGAGKLGLQAWVWPPRPVMSQSPAAVDTHVHRIANRLGWTKTATKSPEKTRAALEAWLPRELWSEINGLLVGFGQQTCLPVRPRCHTCLNRSLCPAAQSRGGP; translated from the exons ATGCGCATGGCTGGCTTGACGATGGTGACCCgaagccggagccggagccggggCTCGGGGGCCGGGCcgcggggggctggggaggaggccgCGCCGGTGCGGAAGGGAGAGGCGAATGCAG aaggaaagaaaagtcacGGTCCCGCAAAGCGCCAGCGGAAGACGCAGAAACTGAGTGTCGCCTACGAAGCCTCAGACAATGAGAAAGGGGAAGGTGCCAAACTCCCAGAGGCACCAGGCTGGGAGCCCCCAGACTGGCAGCAGCAGCTAGTGAACATCCGCACCATGAGGAGCGGGAAGGACGCACCTGTGGACCAGCTGGGGGCTGAGCACTGCTATGACCCCAGTGCACCCCCAAAG GTGCGGAGATACCAGGTGCTGCTGTCCCTGATGCTCTCCAGCCAAACCAAGGACCAGGTGACAGCAGGCGCCATGGAGCGGCTGCGCGCCCGGGGCCTGACGGTGGACAGCATCCTGCAGACGGATGACAGCACGCTGGGCGCGCTCATCTACCCCGTAGGCTTCTGGAGG AGCAAGGTGAAGTTCATCAAGCAGACCAGTGCCATCTTGCAGCAGCGTTATGGCGGGGACATCCCATcttcagtggcagagctggtggCACTGCCGGGCGTTGGGCCCAAGATGGCGCACTTGGCCATGGCGGTGGCCTGGGGCGCCGTGTCTGGCATCG GGTTTGGAGCGGGGAAGCTCGGGCTCCAGGCCTGGGTCTGGCCCCCGCGCCCTGTGATGAGCCAGTCTCCCGCAGCGGTGGACACGCATGTGCACAGAATCGCCAACAGACTCGGGTGGACCAAGACAGCGACCAAGTCCCCGGAGAAGACCCGTGCGGCGCTGGAGGCCTGGCTGCCCCG GGAGCTTTGGAGTGAGATCAACGGACTGTTGGTGGGCTTTGGCCAGCAGACGTGTCTGCCCGTCCGCCCACGTTGCCACACCTGCCTCAACCGAAGCCTGTGCCCAGCCGCACAGAGCCGCGGCGGGCCGTGA
- the NHERF2 gene encoding Na(+)/H(+) exchange regulatory cofactor NHE-RF2 isoform X4 — protein MARSGDATQLAPAPGASPQRPSWGLAQDVGGPPRELRPRLCHLRKGPQGYGFNLHSDKSRPGQYIRSVDPGSPAAHSGLRAQDRLIEVNGHNIEGLRHAEVVASIKAREDEARLLVVDPETDEYFKRLRVTPTEEHLEGPLPSPVTNGTSPVQLNGGSACSSRSDLPGLDKDTEVDSSTWKRDPFQESGLHLSPTAAEAKEKARATRVNKRAPQMDWNRKREIFSNF, from the exons atgGCCCGCTCTGGGGATGCCACACAgctggccccagccccaggagccTCTCCACAGAGACCGTCCTGGGGACTCGCGCAG GATGTCGGTGGGCCCCCGAGGGAGCTACGCCCTCGGCTCTGCCACCTACGGAAGGGCCCGCAAGGGTATGGGTTCAACCTGCACAGTGACAAGTCCCGGCCAGGACAGTATATCCGCTCTGTGGACCCAGGCTCGCCGGCCGCTCACTCTGGCCTCCGTGCCCAGGACAGACTCATCGAG GTGAACGGGCATAACATTGAGGGGCTGCGCCACGCAGAGGTGGTCGCCAGCATTAAGGCGCGGGAGGACGAGGCCCGGCTGCTAGTGGTGGACCCCGAGACGGACGAGTACTTCAAGCGGCTGCGGGTCACGCCTACTGAGGAGCATCTGGAAG GTCCACTGCCATCACCAGTCACCAACGGGACCAGCCCTGTCCAG CTCAATGGTGGCTCAGCGTGTTCATCCCGAAGTGACCTGCCTGGCTTAGACAAGGACACTGAGGTA GACAGCAGCACCTGGAAGCGGGACCCCTTTCAGGAGAGTGGTCTCCACCTGAGCCCCACGGCAGCCGAAGCCAAGGAGAAGGCGAGAGCCACCCGAGTCAACAAGCGGGCGCCACAGATGGACTGGAACCGGAAACGCGAGATCTTCAGTAACTTCTGA
- the NHERF2 gene encoding Na(+)/H(+) exchange regulatory cofactor NHE-RF2 isoform X5: MARSGDATQLAPAPGASPQRPSWGLAQDVGGPPRELRPRLCHLRKGPQGYGFNLHSDKSRPGQYIRSVDPGSPAAHSGLRAQDRLIEVNGHNIEGLRHAEVVASIKAREDEARLLVVDPETDEYFKRLRVTPTEEHLEGPLPSPVTNGTSPVQLNGGSACSSRSDLPGLDKDTEDSSTWKRDPFQESGLHLSPTAAEAKEKARATRVNKRAPQMDWNRKREIFSNF; this comes from the exons atgGCCCGCTCTGGGGATGCCACACAgctggccccagccccaggagccTCTCCACAGAGACCGTCCTGGGGACTCGCGCAG GATGTCGGTGGGCCCCCGAGGGAGCTACGCCCTCGGCTCTGCCACCTACGGAAGGGCCCGCAAGGGTATGGGTTCAACCTGCACAGTGACAAGTCCCGGCCAGGACAGTATATCCGCTCTGTGGACCCAGGCTCGCCGGCCGCTCACTCTGGCCTCCGTGCCCAGGACAGACTCATCGAG GTGAACGGGCATAACATTGAGGGGCTGCGCCACGCAGAGGTGGTCGCCAGCATTAAGGCGCGGGAGGACGAGGCCCGGCTGCTAGTGGTGGACCCCGAGACGGACGAGTACTTCAAGCGGCTGCGGGTCACGCCTACTGAGGAGCATCTGGAAG GTCCACTGCCATCACCAGTCACCAACGGGACCAGCCCTGTCCAG CTCAATGGTGGCTCAGCGTGTTCATCCCGAAGTGACCTGCCTGGCTTAGACAAGGACACTGAG GACAGCAGCACCTGGAAGCGGGACCCCTTTCAGGAGAGTGGTCTCCACCTGAGCCCCACGGCAGCCGAAGCCAAGGAGAAGGCGAGAGCCACCCGAGTCAACAAGCGGGCGCCACAGATGGACTGGAACCGGAAACGCGAGATCTTCAGTAACTTCTGA